One genomic region from Burkholderia latens encodes:
- a CDS encoding peptidoglycan DD-metalloendopeptidase family protein, translating into MSMLRAMQNNRTREPLTFAQRAICVAAFSTLLAACATRLDNAPVVDRSGSLGTTAAAQPAVPLGPPPPGFYRVKPGDTLYRIALENGQNYRDIAAWNNLANPNQIEVDQLLRVAPPGGAAVAGAQVAAPIGGAAVATAPLSSGPATPAAGSPAAGSSSVTPPAAAASSDTAAAPSGPVTFAWPVRGPVLNGFDDAKNKGVNIGGTSGEAVKAAADGRVVYSGNGLRGYGNLIIIKHDATYLTAYAHNRALMVKEGDAVTKGQKIAEMGNSDADRVMLHFEVRRQGKPVDPLKYLPPQ; encoded by the coding sequence ATGAGTATGTTGCGCGCGATGCAAAACAACCGAACCAGGGAACCGCTCACGTTCGCCCAGCGCGCGATCTGTGTCGCTGCGTTCTCCACGCTGCTGGCCGCCTGTGCGACGCGGCTCGACAACGCGCCCGTCGTCGACCGCTCCGGATCGCTCGGCACGACTGCCGCCGCGCAGCCGGCGGTGCCGCTCGGCCCGCCGCCGCCGGGTTTTTACCGTGTGAAACCGGGTGACACGCTGTACCGGATCGCACTCGAGAACGGGCAGAATTATCGCGATATCGCCGCGTGGAACAACCTGGCGAACCCGAACCAGATCGAAGTCGACCAGCTGCTGCGTGTCGCGCCTCCGGGCGGCGCCGCGGTTGCCGGCGCACAGGTTGCCGCACCGATCGGCGGCGCGGCCGTTGCCACCGCACCGCTCAGCAGCGGTCCCGCAACGCCGGCGGCGGGGTCGCCCGCCGCAGGGTCGTCGTCGGTCACGCCGCCGGCTGCCGCCGCATCGAGCGACACAGCAGCAGCGCCGAGCGGCCCGGTGACGTTCGCATGGCCGGTCCGCGGCCCGGTGCTGAACGGTTTCGACGACGCGAAGAACAAGGGCGTCAATATCGGCGGTACGTCAGGCGAGGCGGTGAAGGCCGCGGCCGACGGCCGCGTCGTCTATTCGGGCAATGGGCTGCGCGGCTACGGCAACCTCATTATCATCAAGCACGATGCAACTTACCTCACGGCGTATGCACACAATCGCGCTTTGATGGTAAAAGAGGGGGACGCGGTAACGAAGGGGCAGAAGATCGCCGAGATGGGTAATAGCGACGCCGACCGCGTGATGCTGCATTTCGAGGTTCGCCGGCAGGGTAAACCTGTCGATCCGCTGAAGTATTTGCCGCCTCAATAA
- a CDS encoding protein-L-isoaspartate(D-aspartate) O-methyltransferase has protein sequence MSGERAKRFPLALEDLKRAPRKSEGRNGERHATTAVPKTIDKPAAVLKQVAAKPGAARVPHGTAAAKPASAPKPTALKPAMPKPAAPSVAPAGAFALTSERVRERMVERLRANGVTDARVLDAMAAVPRHMFVDPGLATQAYEDSALPIGHQQTISKPSVVARMIELAMAGRTLERVLEIGTGCGYQAAVLSRVARDVYSIERIKPLFERAKLNLRPLRVPNIRLHYGDGRVGLPSAAPFDAIVIAAAGLDVPQALLEQLAIGGRLVAPVGGQSGQPQVLTLVERVAHAQWRESRLDRVFFVPLKSGVI, from the coding sequence ATGAGCGGCGAGCGCGCGAAGCGGTTTCCGCTCGCGCTCGAAGATCTCAAGCGAGCGCCACGCAAATCGGAAGGCCGGAACGGCGAGCGTCATGCGACGACCGCGGTGCCGAAGACGATCGACAAGCCAGCTGCCGTGCTCAAGCAGGTGGCGGCGAAGCCGGGCGCCGCGCGCGTGCCGCATGGCACGGCGGCCGCGAAGCCGGCGAGCGCACCGAAGCCGACCGCGCTGAAGCCGGCGATGCCGAAACCGGCCGCCCCGAGCGTTGCGCCGGCCGGCGCGTTTGCACTGACTTCGGAACGTGTGCGCGAGCGCATGGTCGAACGCCTGCGCGCGAACGGCGTGACCGACGCGCGCGTGCTGGATGCGATGGCTGCCGTGCCACGCCACATGTTCGTCGATCCGGGGCTCGCGACGCAGGCCTACGAGGACTCCGCGTTGCCGATCGGCCACCAGCAAACAATTTCAAAGCCGTCGGTCGTCGCGCGCATGATCGAGCTCGCGATGGCCGGCCGCACGCTCGAGCGCGTGCTCGAAATCGGCACCGGTTGCGGCTACCAGGCCGCCGTGCTGAGCCGCGTGGCACGCGACGTGTATTCGATTGAACGCATCAAGCCGCTCTTCGAGCGCGCGAAGCTGAACCTGCGGCCGCTGCGCGTGCCGAACATCCGTCTGCACTACGGCGACGGGCGTGTCGGTTTGCCGTCCGCAGCCCCGTTCGACGCGATCGTGATCGCGGCCGCGGGGCTCGACGTGCCGCAGGCGCTGCTCGAGCAACTTGCGATCGGCGGGCGCCTCGTCGCGCCGGTCGGCGGGCAGAGCGGGCAGCCGCAGGTGCTCACGCTGGTCGAGCGCGTCGCGCACGCGCAGTGGCGGGAGTCGCGGCTTGATCGCGTTTTCTTTGTCCCTTTAAAATCCGGAGTGATTTGA
- the surE gene encoding 5'/3'-nucleotidase SurE gives MRILLSNDDGYLAPGLAALSDALQPLADLTVIAPEQNCSGASNSLTLSRPLSVQRAANTGFFYVNGTPTDSVHVALTGMADERPDLVVSGINNGQNMGEDTLYSGTVAAATEGIMFGVPAIAFSLADKGWAHLADAARVAAEIVAHYLAHPLPGQPLLNVNIPNLPYDELKGWKVTRLGKRHPSQPVIRQTDPRGEPVYWIGAAGAALDASEGTDFHAVANGFVSITPLQLDLTHTQMLPATREWARAGGRAS, from the coding sequence ATGCGAATCCTACTCAGCAACGACGACGGCTATCTCGCCCCCGGTCTCGCCGCGCTCAGCGACGCGCTGCAGCCGCTTGCCGACCTCACGGTGATCGCGCCCGAGCAGAACTGCAGCGGCGCATCGAATTCCCTCACGCTGTCGCGTCCGCTGTCGGTGCAGCGCGCGGCGAATACGGGTTTCTTCTACGTGAACGGCACGCCGACCGATTCGGTGCACGTCGCGTTGACGGGGATGGCCGACGAGCGGCCCGACCTCGTCGTGTCCGGCATCAACAACGGCCAGAACATGGGCGAGGACACACTCTATTCAGGGACAGTTGCGGCCGCGACCGAAGGCATCATGTTCGGCGTGCCGGCCATCGCGTTCTCCCTCGCCGACAAGGGTTGGGCCCATCTGGCGGACGCTGCGCGTGTCGCCGCCGAAATCGTCGCGCACTATCTCGCGCATCCGCTGCCCGGTCAGCCGCTGCTGAACGTCAACATTCCGAATCTGCCGTACGACGAACTGAAGGGCTGGAAGGTCACGCGTCTCGGCAAGCGCCATCCGTCGCAGCCGGTGATCCGCCAGACCGACCCACGCGGCGAGCCGGTTTACTGGATCGGTGCTGCGGGCGCGGCGCTGGACGCAAGCGAGGGTACCGATTTCCACGCCGTCGCAAACGGTTTCGTGTCGATCACGCCGCTGCAACTGGATCTCACGCATACGCAAATGCTGCCTGCGACGCGCGAATGGGCGCGTGCAGGAGGGCGGGCTTCATGA
- a CDS encoding CaiB/BaiF CoA transferase family protein: MSTSQGPLAGVKVLEFGTLIAGPFASRLFAEFGAEVIKIEDPNGGDPLRKWRKLYPEQGGTSLWWSVQARNKKSVTLNLKSDAGKTIARQLAREADIVIENFRPGLLEKLGLGYDVLSADNRGLVMVRLSGYGQTGPYRDRPGFGAIAESMGGLRHITGYPDLPPPRIGISIGDSIAALHGVIGAMMALHHRNMNGGAGQMVDVALYEAVFNMMESVVPEYGVYGMVRERTGASLPGIVPSNTYACRDGSIVIGGNSDPIFKRLMKAIERDDLADDPSLARNDGRVPRTQEIDDAIAAWLAPRTIDDALAVLNAADVPAGRIYTAADMFTDPQFVARQMIQRFKLPDGTEIPLPNITPKLSDTPGETRWLGPELGEHTDEVLRSLGYDAHAIAELRETGAI; the protein is encoded by the coding sequence ATGAGCACCAGCCAGGGCCCGCTCGCGGGCGTCAAAGTGCTCGAATTCGGGACGCTGATCGCGGGGCCGTTCGCATCGCGCCTCTTTGCCGAATTCGGCGCCGAAGTCATCAAGATCGAAGATCCGAACGGCGGCGACCCGCTGCGGAAATGGCGCAAGCTATACCCGGAGCAGGGCGGCACGTCGCTGTGGTGGTCGGTCCAGGCGCGCAACAAGAAATCGGTCACCCTGAACCTGAAATCCGATGCCGGCAAGACGATCGCGCGGCAGCTCGCGCGCGAGGCCGACATCGTGATCGAAAACTTCCGACCCGGCCTGCTCGAGAAACTCGGCCTCGGCTACGACGTGCTGTCGGCCGACAACCGCGGTCTCGTGATGGTGCGCCTGTCCGGCTACGGGCAGACGGGCCCGTACCGCGACCGGCCTGGCTTCGGCGCGATCGCCGAATCGATGGGCGGCCTGCGTCACATCACCGGCTATCCCGATCTGCCGCCGCCGCGCATCGGCATCTCGATCGGCGATTCGATCGCCGCGCTGCACGGCGTGATCGGCGCGATGATGGCGCTCCATCATCGCAACATGAACGGCGGCGCGGGGCAGATGGTCGACGTTGCGCTGTATGAAGCAGTGTTCAACATGATGGAGAGCGTGGTGCCCGAATACGGTGTCTACGGGATGGTGCGCGAGCGCACCGGCGCGTCGCTGCCGGGCATCGTGCCGTCGAACACGTACGCGTGTCGCGACGGCAGCATCGTGATCGGCGGCAACAGCGATCCGATCTTCAAGCGGCTGATGAAGGCGATCGAGCGCGACGACCTCGCCGACGACCCGTCGCTCGCACGCAACGACGGCCGCGTGCCGCGCACGCAGGAAATCGACGATGCGATCGCCGCCTGGCTCGCGCCGCGCACGATCGACGACGCATTGGCCGTGCTCAATGCAGCCGACGTGCCGGCCGGCCGGATCTACACCGCCGCCGACATGTTCACGGATCCCCAATTCGTCGCGCGGCAGATGATCCAGCGTTTCAAGCTGCCCGACGGCACCGAGATTCCGCTGCCGAACATCACGCCCAAGCTGTCCGATACGCCGGGCGAAACGCGCTGGCTCGGCCCCGAACTCGGCGAACATACGGACGAAGTGCTGCGCAGCCTCGGCTACGATGCGCACGCCATCGCCGAGCTTCGCGAGACGGGCGCGATCTGA
- the recR gene encoding recombination mediator RecR has product MKQPSALSALVEALRVLPGVGPKSAQRMAYHLMQHDREGAERLGRSLLFATEHLQHCEKCNTFTEAQICEVCSDEERDPTLLCVVETPADQIMLEQTMTYRGLYFVLMGRLSPLDGIGPKEIHFDRLVRRACDGVVKEVVLATNFTNEGEATAHYLGQTLKARGLAVTRLARGVPVGGELEYVDAGTIARAMLDRRTM; this is encoded by the coding sequence ATGAAACAGCCGTCCGCCCTGTCCGCGCTCGTCGAAGCGCTGCGCGTATTGCCCGGCGTCGGGCCGAAATCCGCGCAGCGCATGGCGTACCACCTGATGCAGCACGATCGGGAGGGCGCGGAGCGGCTCGGCCGGTCGCTGCTGTTCGCGACCGAGCATCTGCAACATTGCGAGAAGTGCAACACGTTCACCGAAGCGCAAATCTGCGAGGTATGCAGCGACGAGGAGCGTGATCCGACGCTACTGTGCGTCGTCGAGACGCCGGCCGACCAGATCATGCTCGAGCAGACGATGACGTACCGCGGGCTGTATTTCGTGCTGATGGGGCGGTTGAGCCCGCTTGACGGGATCGGCCCGAAGGAAATCCATTTCGACCGCCTCGTGCGGCGCGCGTGCGACGGCGTCGTGAAGGAGGTCGTGCTCGCGACCAACTTCACGAACGAAGGCGAAGCGACCGCCCATTACCTCGGCCAGACGCTGAAGGCGCGCGGTCTCGCCGTCACGCGCCTCGCGCGCGGCGTGCCGGTGGGCGGCGAACTCGAATACGTCGACGCGGGCACGATTGCCCGCGCGATGCTCGACCGCCGCACGATGTAA
- a CDS encoding YbaB/EbfC family nucleoid-associated protein — translation MLKGNLAGLMKQAQQMQENMKKMQEQLAQIEVEGQSGAGLVKVTMTCRNEVRRVAIDPSLLADDKDMLEDLVAAAFNDAVRKAEATSQEKMSGMTSGLPLPPGFKLPF, via the coding sequence ATGTTGAAAGGCAACCTTGCCGGACTGATGAAGCAAGCGCAGCAAATGCAGGAAAACATGAAAAAGATGCAGGAGCAGCTTGCGCAGATCGAAGTTGAAGGGCAGTCGGGTGCCGGCCTCGTCAAGGTGACGATGACCTGCCGCAACGAAGTGCGTCGTGTGGCCATCGATCCGAGCCTGCTTGCGGACGACAAGGACATGCTCGAAGACCTCGTCGCGGCCGCGTTCAACGACGCCGTGCGCAAGGCCGAAGCCACGTCGCAGGAAAAGATGAGCGGCATGACGTCGGGCCTGCCGCTGCCGCCGGGCTTCAAGCTGCCGTTCTGA